From a single Dysidea avara chromosome 14, odDysAvar1.4, whole genome shotgun sequence genomic region:
- the LOC136243918 gene encoding 8-oxo-dGDP phosphatase NUDT18-like translates to MALRGVRALHGRRCYKATKSTLRVIENELRCLLLGTPFARPPTSGSDERALPNARSNDHKPVLGSSCLYSVVGVAMEEGKVLMIQEAKPQYRGTWSLPAGSMEQGQTIVDAVKREFKEETGMDYHPQSLLAIHCHGLSKLRFIFVGKVVGGKLKTTSEADKESLQAGWFTSDVSRLPLEIPLRLKDVLTVIDVANQWKEPSSGIVVMPTLQGYTHSCLKVVAVHCQGDKLHVLQSSHDHCSLPSSVSDNDLIIEDIIPAVLKDNGLSRVDQMEVIGVLSVEHDPVGVDCSRDGVCLTLLVRSAAQLGGGAWVTLEDGLVIERLRTALTKGTNCIPLIEDKAFRVK, encoded by the exons ATGGCCCTGCGCGGTGTTCGAGCCCTGCACGGACGACGTTGCTATAAAGCGACCAAGTCGACGTTGAGAGTGATAGAGAATGAATTGAGGTGTCTGTTATTAGGCACACCATTTGCCAGACCACCGACAAGTGGCAGCGATGAACGAGCTCTACCCAACGCCAGATCCAACGATCACAAACCAG TGCTTGGCTCCAGTTGTTTATACTCTGTGGTTGGTGTTGCTATGGAGGAAGGGAAGGTGTTGATGATACAAGAAGCTAAACCACAGTACAGGGGAACGTGGTCTCTGCCTGCAGGGAGCATGGAACAAGGACAGACAATTGTG GATGCAGTGAAGAGAGAATTCAAAGAAGAGACAGGAATGGACTATCATCCTCAGTCATTACTGGCCATTCACTGTCATGGACTGTCTAAGTTGAGATTTATATTTGTAG GCAAGGTGGTGGGTGGTAAACTGAAGACAACTAGTGAGGCTGATAAAGAGTCACTACAAGCTGGTTGGTTTACTAGTGATGTGAGCAGGTTACCTCTGGAGATACCCCTCAG GCTAAAGGATGTGTTGACAGTGATTGATGTGGCCAATCAGTGGAAAGAGCCATCCAGTGGGATAGTTGTCATGCCAACACTGCAAGGTTACACCCACTCATGTCTAAAAGTAGTAGCAGTGCATTGCCAGGG GGACAAGTTACATGTGTTAcaatcatcacatgatcactGCTCACTGCCATCCTCAGTATCTGATAATGATCTTATTATTGAGGACATTATCCCTGCTGTGTTGAAG GACAATGGATTATCCCGGGTGGATCAGATGGAGGTTATAGGAGTGTTATCAGTGGAACATGATCCAGTAGGAGTGGACTGTAGTAGAGATGGAGTATGTCTTACTCTACTAGTGAGATCTGCTGCACAACTAGGGGGTGGGGCTTGGGTCACTCTGGAGGATGGGCTGGTCATTGAGAGACTAAGAACTGCTCTAACCAAAGGAACAAACTGTATACCACTGATCGAGGATAAAGCATTCCGTGTGAAATGA
- the LOC136243919 gene encoding small integral membrane protein 14-like, whose product MAEGGYDPCECICGHEHAMRRLLSFIQMSSSQSDCTQNQCFSNLFDGSDENSWLVQTLIWVLLWLVLLLALYMFRPKSLQGKQPSAQEPRPPLPPPVQ is encoded by the exons ATGGCTGAAGGTGGGTACGATCCCTGTGAGTGTATATGCGGCCATGAACATGCCATGAGGAGACTACTATCCTTT ATTCAAATGAGTTCAAGCCAATCGGATTGTACACAGAATCAGTGTTTCTCGAATT TGTTTGATGGATCAGATGAGAACTCTTGGTTAGTGCAGACTCTCATCTGGGTACTACTGTGGTTGGTACTGCTACTAGCATTGTATATGTTCAG ACCAAAGAGTTTGCAAGGGAAACAGCCATCAGCACAAGag CCTCGTCCACCCCTTCCACCTCCAGTGCAGTAA